One window of Halosolutus amylolyticus genomic DNA carries:
- a CDS encoding tyrosine-type recombinase/integrase, whose translation MNAVAVVDAIDAYLQRKAVGDPDGSGAGTYATNAESILRRWAEWLAVEYGVTSLFELESAHMRAYAAELNDRTSQGKYTASTAGTYYAVVRAFLSWCVRGGILEENPAATPHAESALPSGDDRSETESWTAEQRRSLERYVRDRALESSGVESTERRSRLREYAMVAMLAHSGVRGSELFRMPEDDRRTGATWDDVDFYTGTIRVLGKSQRLEDVPLPAPARTPLRKYRVVLDPPANDWPLFPTRHAPSIARRVRDVLAERGHDGTEIDALLSASTARELARDRSIAPPTITTEGARSVLKRLCREADVDVDGDYLTPSGVRADPGDDRYRREATSSKPALRASVDEQSIAVPEDQPSLLDDEKTRDETTD comes from the coding sequence GTGAACGCCGTCGCCGTCGTGGACGCGATCGATGCGTACCTCCAGCGGAAGGCCGTCGGCGACCCGGACGGGTCGGGAGCCGGAACGTACGCGACGAACGCCGAGTCGATCCTGCGCCGCTGGGCGGAGTGGCTCGCGGTCGAGTACGGCGTCACGTCGCTGTTCGAACTGGAGTCGGCTCACATGCGCGCCTACGCGGCCGAACTGAACGATCGGACGTCGCAGGGGAAGTACACGGCGTCGACCGCCGGGACGTACTACGCGGTCGTCCGGGCGTTCCTCTCGTGGTGTGTCCGCGGGGGCATCTTGGAGGAGAACCCGGCCGCGACGCCCCACGCCGAATCGGCACTACCGTCGGGGGACGATCGATCCGAAACGGAATCCTGGACGGCCGAGCAACGTCGTTCACTGGAACGGTACGTCCGCGACCGGGCGCTCGAGTCGTCGGGTGTGGAGTCGACGGAGCGTCGCTCCCGTCTGCGCGAGTACGCGATGGTCGCGATGCTCGCCCACTCGGGCGTGCGGGGATCGGAACTGTTCCGGATGCCGGAGGACGACCGCCGAACGGGCGCGACCTGGGACGACGTCGACTTCTACACCGGGACGATCAGGGTGCTGGGGAAGTCCCAGCGACTCGAGGACGTACCGCTACCCGCCCCGGCTAGGACCCCGCTTCGCAAGTACCGGGTCGTTCTCGATCCACCCGCGAACGACTGGCCGCTGTTCCCGACGCGCCACGCCCCGTCGATCGCGCGTCGGGTCCGCGACGTCCTCGCTGAACGCGGCCACGACGGGACGGAGATCGACGCCCTGCTTTCGGCGTCGACGGCACGGGAACTCGCCCGCGACAGATCGATCGCGCCGCCGACGATCACGACGGAGGGTGCGCGATCGGTCCTCAAGCGCCTCTGCCGGGAGGCTGACGTCGACGTCGACGGCGATTACCTGACGCCCAGTGGCGTCCGGGCCGATCCCGGTGACGATCGATACCGACGGGAGGCGACCTCGTCGAAACCGGCGCTTCGTGCGTCCGTCGACGAGCAGTCGATCGCCGTGCCCGAAGATCAGCCGTCGCTGCTCGACGACGAAAAGACGCGGGACGAGACGACCGACTGA
- a CDS encoding proton-conducting transporter membrane subunit, with product MVDSIRPLAAVLVSAIAVVLIVASHRRPNVREGWSVLAALAKFAIVASMLPGVLADEVYVWRLSDAIGVQFLEGVDFVLRADPLGVFFALLASFLWIFTSFYAAGYMRGLDEHAQTRFFAAFAASLSTAVGIAFSGNLVTIFVFYELLSLVTYPLVAHNEDDEARIAGRKYLAYTFFGGGVFLLAGTVMVYWLTGLVGTSTTAFEAGGIELLAEAAAAEPAYAQVTFFLLIAGFGVKAALMPIHSWLADAMVAPTPVSGLLHAVAVVKSGAFGIARVILDVYGPGLIHDLPLSIPGIGEVGLNIPVALVAAFTLTAASIIALRKDHLKRRLAYSTTAQLSYIVLGLSLLHPYAVVGALFHIPAHAFAKLTLFFCAGAIHVETHTDYISEMAGIGKRMPLTMTAFTVGAAGMAGLPPIAGFVSKFYMLIGAGDVGGSYWLFAGALLLSAVLNVGYFWPVVYTAFFESEDRHEAKPLLEFPRGGVLRSYGSEGAEQIAADGGETNRSEAPDTAESTDETDADDEEYEYAVDEYPSDADVPGETGERVSSVDHHGDHDDHLTGGPPATGWQRRSPFAESTWLMLVPIAVIATGAIVLGVGPDYAVFLDLAVRIVEAVFGMPFEELGDVPFDDLMTEVTD from the coding sequence ATGGTGGATTCGATCCGACCACTCGCCGCCGTTCTCGTCTCGGCGATCGCGGTGGTCCTGATCGTCGCGTCGCATCGCCGACCGAACGTCCGCGAGGGGTGGTCCGTCCTGGCCGCGCTCGCGAAGTTCGCTATCGTCGCCAGCATGCTCCCCGGCGTGCTGGCCGACGAGGTCTACGTCTGGCGGCTCAGCGACGCGATCGGCGTCCAGTTTCTCGAAGGGGTCGACTTCGTGTTGCGCGCCGATCCACTCGGCGTCTTCTTCGCCCTGCTCGCCAGTTTCCTCTGGATCTTCACGTCCTTCTACGCCGCCGGCTACATGCGCGGGCTGGACGAACACGCCCAGACGCGGTTTTTCGCCGCCTTCGCGGCGAGCCTCTCGACGGCAGTCGGGATCGCGTTCTCCGGGAACCTGGTGACGATCTTCGTCTTCTACGAACTGCTGTCGCTCGTGACGTACCCGCTCGTCGCCCACAACGAGGACGACGAGGCTCGGATCGCCGGCCGCAAGTACCTCGCCTACACGTTCTTCGGCGGCGGAGTCTTCCTGCTCGCCGGGACGGTGATGGTCTACTGGCTCACCGGCCTCGTCGGCACCTCGACGACGGCGTTCGAGGCCGGCGGCATCGAACTGCTCGCGGAGGCGGCGGCCGCCGAACCCGCGTACGCACAGGTCACGTTCTTCCTGCTGATCGCCGGCTTCGGCGTCAAGGCGGCGCTGATGCCGATCCACTCCTGGCTCGCCGACGCGATGGTCGCGCCGACCCCCGTCTCCGGCCTGCTCCACGCGGTGGCGGTCGTCAAGTCCGGCGCGTTCGGGATCGCCCGCGTCATCCTCGACGTCTACGGGCCGGGATTGATCCACGACCTGCCGCTTTCTATCCCCGGTATCGGCGAAGTCGGACTGAACATTCCGGTCGCGCTGGTCGCCGCCTTCACGCTGACCGCGGCGAGTATCATCGCACTCCGCAAGGACCACCTCAAGCGGCGGCTCGCGTATTCGACGACGGCACAGCTCTCCTACATCGTCCTCGGACTCTCGCTGTTGCACCCGTACGCGGTCGTCGGCGCGCTGTTTCACATCCCCGCCCACGCGTTCGCGAAACTCACCCTGTTCTTCTGTGCGGGGGCGATCCACGTCGAGACCCACACCGACTACATCAGCGAGATGGCCGGCATCGGGAAGCGGATGCCGCTGACGATGACCGCGTTTACCGTTGGCGCGGCCGGTATGGCCGGTCTGCCGCCGATCGCCGGCTTCGTCAGCAAGTTCTACATGCTGATCGGCGCGGGCGACGTCGGCGGGAGCTACTGGCTGTTCGCCGGAGCGCTCCTGCTCTCGGCCGTGCTCAACGTCGGCTACTTCTGGCCGGTCGTCTACACGGCGTTCTTCGAGAGCGAGGACCGCCACGAAGCGAAACCGCTGCTCGAGTTCCCGCGGGGCGGCGTGCTTCGGTCCTACGGCAGCGAGGGAGCCGAGCAGATCGCCGCCGACGGCGGCGAGACGAACCGCTCCGAAGCGCCGGACACGGCGGAGTCGACCGACGAGACCGACGCGGACGACGAGGAGTACGAGTACGCGGTCGACGAGTACCCGAGCGACGCCGACGTTCCTGGCGAGACGGGCGAGCGGGTCAGCAGCGTCGACCACCACGGCGACCACGACGACCACCTCACCGGCGGACCGCCGGCTACGGGCTGGCAACGCCGATCGCCGTTCGCCGAGAGTACGTGGCTCATGCTCGTGCCCATCGCCGTCATCGCCACGGGAGCGATCGTCCTCGGCGTGGGCCCCGACTACGCGGTCTTCCTCGACCTGGCGGTCCGGATCGTCGAAGCCGTCTTCGGCATGCCGTTCGAGGAACTGGGTGACGTACCGTTCGACGATCTCATGACGGAGGTGACCGACTGA
- a CDS encoding Na(+)/H(+) antiporter subunit D, which yields MELELLSLAYPPLVVFAAALLVLVLPRLAGFAVGALSLAAVLAISLVAPAGQHLAGTFLGFDVVPYYVDDFSRMIGLGLGFLGVCSVVYAYSSEASETLVAFALAYVASSLGAAFAGDWLVLLFMWELMAVTSTLVVWHYGGEAVRAGFRYAIFHGTGGVLVMMAVAVHYVQIGSFSYAAHDGIAGGIPAVLAVLGMGVNVAFIGFHTWLPDTYPRPHIAASVFLSVYTTKTSAFVLYRAFPIGSESELAIYVAYMGGLMSVYGATFALLQHDMRALLSYHIQAQLGYIVAAIGMGAAMASEIAVAGALSHLFNNILFKSLLFMAVGVVIFRTGEEDLYKLGGLWREMPLTAIGFGLGALSITAIPGFNGYVSKGMIFDSADPGYYGQPEYQALYYLLWLGAIGTLLSFIKLGYYVFFHGESDFEVPDAKPGQTVAMLGLGGACLLFGVWWQGLADLAPTLHGTGGHFSFAYPGGESELHPYSPSHLETAGVLTAVAAVTFVLVRKPLSKLDLGDPAMVIYPATYYVSRWTMLAVTGTYAAVDAAVVGAVKRCYWVGNNPVLAVDAAAGRLPDWMVDVDERRPTDGGRPSTIHLRAGIGTTVLLLTLLLTVILWLLV from the coding sequence ATGGAACTCGAACTCCTGTCGCTTGCGTACCCGCCGCTCGTCGTCTTCGCGGCGGCCTTGCTCGTGCTCGTACTGCCGCGGCTCGCCGGGTTCGCCGTCGGGGCGCTAAGCCTCGCGGCCGTGCTCGCCATCTCGCTCGTCGCGCCGGCGGGCCAACACCTTGCCGGCACCTTCCTCGGGTTCGACGTCGTCCCCTACTACGTCGACGACTTCTCCCGGATGATCGGCCTCGGGCTGGGCTTTTTGGGCGTCTGTAGCGTCGTCTACGCCTACTCGAGCGAGGCCAGCGAGACGCTCGTCGCGTTCGCGCTCGCCTACGTCGCCTCGTCGCTCGGGGCGGCCTTTGCGGGCGACTGGCTCGTTCTCCTGTTCATGTGGGAGCTGATGGCCGTGACCAGCACGCTGGTGGTCTGGCACTACGGCGGGGAGGCGGTCCGTGCGGGCTTCCGGTACGCCATCTTCCACGGCACCGGCGGGGTGCTCGTGATGATGGCGGTCGCCGTCCACTACGTCCAGATCGGGTCGTTCAGCTACGCGGCTCACGACGGGATCGCCGGCGGGATCCCGGCCGTCCTCGCGGTCCTCGGGATGGGCGTCAACGTCGCGTTCATCGGTTTTCACACCTGGCTGCCCGACACCTACCCGCGACCGCACATCGCGGCCTCGGTGTTCCTCTCGGTGTACACGACGAAGACGAGCGCGTTCGTCCTCTACCGGGCGTTCCCGATCGGGAGCGAGAGCGAACTCGCGATCTACGTCGCGTACATGGGCGGCCTGATGTCCGTCTACGGCGCGACGTTCGCCCTGCTCCAGCACGACATGCGGGCGCTGCTGTCCTACCACATCCAGGCCCAACTGGGCTACATCGTCGCCGCGATCGGCATGGGTGCAGCGATGGCTTCCGAGATCGCCGTCGCCGGGGCGCTGTCGCACCTGTTCAACAACATCCTCTTCAAGAGCCTCCTGTTCATGGCCGTCGGCGTCGTCATCTTCCGCACCGGCGAGGAGGACCTCTACAAGCTCGGCGGCCTCTGGCGCGAGATGCCCCTGACCGCGATCGGGTTCGGCCTCGGCGCGCTCTCGATCACCGCGATTCCGGGGTTCAACGGCTACGTGAGCAAGGGGATGATCTTCGACTCCGCCGATCCGGGCTACTACGGGCAGCCCGAGTACCAGGCGCTGTACTACCTGCTCTGGCTCGGCGCGATCGGTACCCTCCTCTCGTTCATCAAGCTCGGCTACTACGTCTTCTTCCACGGCGAGAGCGACTTCGAGGTCCCGGACGCAAAGCCCGGCCAGACCGTCGCGATGCTCGGTCTCGGCGGGGCCTGTCTCCTCTTCGGGGTCTGGTGGCAGGGGCTTGCCGACCTCGCACCGACGCTTCACGGCACCGGCGGTCACTTCTCGTTCGCCTACCCCGGCGGCGAGAGCGAACTCCACCCCTACAGCCCCAGCCACCTGGAGACGGCCGGGGTCCTGACTGCGGTCGCCGCCGTCACGTTCGTCCTCGTGCGAAAGCCGCTCTCGAAACTCGACCTCGGGGACCCCGCGATGGTCATCTACCCCGCGACCTACTACGTCAGTCGGTGGACCATGCTCGCGGTGACGGGAACCTACGCCGCCGTCGACGCCGCCGTCGTCGGCGCGGTCAAGCGGTGCTACTGGGTCGGGAACAACCCCGTTCTCGCCGTCGACGCGGCAGCGGGTCGGCTCCCCGACTGGATGGTCGACGTCGACGAACGCCGGCCGACCGACGGCGGCCGACCGTCGACGATCCACCTCCGGGCCGGAATCGGGACGACAGTGCTCCTGCTGACGCTCCTCCTGACGGTCATCCTGTGGCTACTCGTCTGA
- a CDS encoding DUF4040 domain-containing protein: MSAFAYVLAVFLLAAAVATALFRDVLSAIIVFGAYSLGMAILYTFLLAPDVAMTEAAIGAGVTTILLLLTIARTTRPSTDRLVERIDVPAVVVVGAFVVLLSATVLPEMYPVGDPSAPVWSNPDVTQHYIENAYDETGVHNAVTAVLAAYRGFDTFGEAVVVFAAGISTLLVLKREVFA, from the coding sequence ATGAGCGCGTTCGCGTACGTGCTCGCCGTCTTCCTCCTCGCGGCGGCGGTCGCCACGGCGCTGTTCCGGGACGTGTTGTCCGCGATCATCGTCTTCGGTGCCTACAGCCTGGGGATGGCGATCCTCTACACGTTCCTGCTCGCGCCCGACGTGGCGATGACCGAGGCCGCGATCGGTGCCGGCGTGACGACCATCCTGCTGTTGCTGACGATCGCACGGACGACCAGGCCCTCGACCGATCGGCTCGTCGAGCGGATCGACGTCCCGGCGGTCGTCGTCGTGGGGGCGTTCGTCGTCCTCCTCTCGGCGACGGTGTTGCCCGAGATGTACCCGGTCGGCGACCCGTCGGCCCCGGTCTGGTCCAACCCGGACGTCACGCAACACTACATCGAGAACGCGTACGACGAGACGGGGGTCCACAACGCCGTCACCGCCGTCCTCGCGGCCTACCGGGGGTTCGACACCTTCGGTGAGGCGGTCGTCGTCTTCGCCGCCGGAATCTCGACGCTGCTCGTGTTGAAACGCGAGGTGTTCGCCTGA
- a CDS encoding carotenoid oxygenase family protein, with amino-acid sequence MATALDVDREQTMVLIFDTKTLTLQARAFFPHPEPFGFHGRFFRDV; translated from the coding sequence ATGGCGACGGCGCTCGACGTCGATCGCGAGCAGACGATGGTCCTGATCTTCGACACAAAGACTCTCACACTGCAGGCGAGAGCGTTCTTCCCGCATCCGGAACCGTTCGGGTTCCACGGTCGGTTCTTTCGAGACGTGTAG
- a CDS encoding MnhB domain-containing protein — protein MSESVDDTYTESQVIMTAVKILAPFTLTYGLFMVLHGADTPGGSFQGGAIVGVTVLMLGFAFGIEPTRRWLRNSFLVGLVTGGVAIFAGVGLGTILLGGNFLEYDRIYPTLGIKGKWGMEAIEIGGIALIVSGVVITLFFAMAAGFTPERRGNGPAESSTPSGSAEATDREVSDDD, from the coding sequence ATGTCCGAATCAGTCGACGATACCTACACCGAGAGTCAGGTCATCATGACCGCCGTAAAGATCCTCGCCCCGTTTACGCTCACGTACGGCCTGTTCATGGTCCTTCACGGGGCCGACACGCCCGGCGGGAGCTTCCAGGGCGGCGCCATCGTCGGCGTCACCGTCCTCATGCTCGGGTTCGCCTTCGGTATCGAACCGACCCGCCGGTGGCTCCGGAACTCCTTCCTCGTCGGGCTCGTGACCGGCGGCGTCGCCATCTTCGCCGGGGTCGGACTGGGGACGATCCTGCTCGGCGGGAACTTCCTCGAGTACGATCGGATCTACCCGACGCTCGGCATCAAGGGCAAGTGGGGGATGGAGGCCATCGAGATCGGCGGCATCGCGCTGATCGTCTCGGGGGTCGTCATCACCCTCTTCTTCGCGATGGCCGCGGGCTTTACGCCCGAACGCCGCGGCAACGGACCCGCCGAATCGTCCACCCCGTCGGGGTCCGCCGAGGCGACCGATCGGGAGGTGAGCGACGATGATTGA
- a CDS encoding proton-conducting transporter membrane subunit, producing MSSVDLLPALLIVAPIVAATLPIALGLRYDRTGWAVAAVTTTGLFAAAVALASEVYTAGQVIHRLGGYPRTYGIELVADQFSMLIVLLVTGVAAGVLAYTRRGGPRGNTFYSAYLLLVGGLLGISLTGDVFNLFVFLEITSLATYALVASGDGAESAVAALKYLILGTVAASMYLTGVAFVFMATGTLNMIELTSAIPAAERPILIRAGLGFMIVGFATKVAQWPVHTWQPNAYQQAPDGATPLIAALVSSASAYAFGRLIVTVFEVDYLAATANAAPIVLAIGCVSVLAGTTLAVIQTDVKRMLAYSSVSQFGLIVAAYGVVIAGSSETALIGAAIHLVGHGLLKAGLFLAVGLVAVSYGARTVDEYAGLATERPVVAGSMAVLLFALVGIPPSVGFVGKWYIALGAVESQLWPVAAVIVLSTMLTLAYAARLLEKMYFTHPPSIESIPSPEPVATDGGDATAPDGASPDAVSIGMVSIVVVAALAAVALGFAGGAIADLLAPFLTEVFN from the coding sequence ATGAGTAGCGTCGACCTGCTCCCGGCGCTGTTGATCGTCGCCCCGATCGTCGCAGCCACGCTTCCGATCGCGCTCGGGCTGCGGTACGATCGAACCGGCTGGGCCGTCGCGGCGGTCACGACGACCGGCCTGTTCGCCGCCGCCGTCGCCCTCGCCAGCGAGGTCTACACGGCGGGCCAGGTGATCCACCGGCTGGGCGGCTATCCCCGGACGTACGGGATCGAACTGGTCGCGGACCAGTTCTCGATGCTGATCGTCCTGCTCGTGACCGGCGTCGCCGCCGGCGTCCTCGCGTACACGCGACGCGGCGGCCCGCGCGGGAACACCTTCTACAGCGCGTACCTCCTGCTGGTGGGCGGGTTGCTCGGCATCTCGCTGACCGGGGACGTGTTCAACCTCTTCGTCTTCCTCGAGATCACGAGTCTGGCGACCTACGCGCTGGTCGCCAGCGGCGACGGCGCCGAGTCGGCGGTCGCCGCCCTGAAGTACCTGATCCTGGGAACCGTCGCCGCGTCGATGTACCTGACCGGCGTCGCCTTCGTGTTCATGGCGACGGGGACGCTCAACATGATCGAACTCACGTCGGCGATTCCGGCCGCCGAACGCCCGATCCTGATTCGGGCCGGACTCGGGTTCATGATCGTCGGCTTCGCGACCAAGGTCGCCCAGTGGCCGGTCCACACCTGGCAGCCGAACGCCTACCAGCAGGCCCCCGACGGCGCGACGCCGCTGATCGCGGCGCTCGTCTCCTCGGCCTCCGCGTACGCCTTCGGGCGGCTGATCGTCACCGTCTTCGAGGTCGACTACCTCGCCGCGACGGCGAACGCGGCCCCGATCGTCCTCGCGATCGGCTGCGTGAGCGTCCTCGCGGGGACGACGCTGGCCGTGATCCAGACCGACGTCAAGCGGATGCTCGCGTACTCGTCGGTCTCGCAGTTCGGCCTGATCGTGGCCGCCTACGGCGTCGTCATCGCCGGCAGTTCCGAGACGGCCCTGATCGGCGCCGCGATCCACCTCGTCGGCCACGGACTGCTGAAAGCCGGTCTCTTCCTGGCGGTCGGCCTCGTCGCGGTGAGCTACGGCGCTCGCACCGTCGACGAGTACGCCGGCCTCGCGACGGAACGGCCCGTCGTCGCCGGATCGATGGCCGTCCTGCTGTTCGCGCTCGTCGGCATCCCGCCGAGCGTCGGCTTCGTCGGCAAGTGGTACATCGCGCTCGGTGCCGTCGAGTCGCAGCTGTGGCCCGTCGCGGCCGTGATCGTTCTCAGTACGATGCTCACCCTCGCCTACGCCGCTCGCCTGCTCGAGAAGATGTACTTCACGCACCCGCCCTCGATCGAATCGATCCCGTCGCCGGAACCGGTCGCGACCGACGGCGGCGACGCCACCGCTCCGGACGGGGCCTCTCCTGACGCCGTCTCGATCGGCATGGTGTCGATCGTCGTCGTCGCCGCGCTCGCCGCCGTCGCGCTCGGATTCGCCGGTGGCGCGATCGCCGACCTGCTCGCCCCCTTCCTGACGGAGGTGTTCAACTGA
- the mnhG gene encoding monovalent cation/H(+) antiporter subunit G, whose amino-acid sequence MIETVRFWSIVVLLGFGVLFTLVSTVGVIRLPDIYARAHTASQTDTLGAGFALAGVALAFGWQQAAVYTVLLLFFVFITNPTAAHAIARSAAESGVEPLLADDPDDEADVTVDAGGESR is encoded by the coding sequence GTGATCGAGACCGTCCGGTTCTGGTCGATCGTCGTCCTCCTCGGGTTCGGCGTGCTCTTCACGCTCGTCTCGACGGTGGGCGTCATCCGCCTCCCGGACATCTACGCGCGGGCCCACACCGCCTCCCAGACGGACACGCTCGGTGCGGGCTTTGCCCTCGCGGGCGTCGCGCTGGCGTTCGGCTGGCAGCAAGCGGCGGTCTACACCGTCCTCCTGCTGTTCTTCGTGTTTATCACGAACCCGACGGCGGCACACGCGATCGCCCGCTCCGCGGCGGAGTCGGGGGTCGAACCCCTGCTCGCCGACGACCCGGACGACGAGGCCGACGTGACCGTCGACGCCGGAGGTGAGTCGCGATGA
- a CDS encoding helix-turn-helix domain-containing protein — translation MSIIAEFSVKSDDLALNHALTAAPQMVDEIEQVVATMEDRLMPYFWVSGGNHAKFEEAFQDDESVKNIVRIDEIEKAKLYRGEWTENVETIIYAYVELGATILQAIGKAEEWELRMRFDSQDALSEFQEYCSENGISYELNSIQEQEQPMASAQYDLTPKQRETLVTALEAGYYEVPRAVTMRELADQMGVAQQTLSNRFRAAHNNLITSTLTISHPNEDEDEE, via the coding sequence ATGAGCATTATTGCCGAGTTTTCCGTCAAATCGGATGATCTCGCATTGAATCATGCACTCACAGCGGCCCCACAGATGGTCGACGAGATCGAGCAAGTCGTGGCAACGATGGAAGATCGACTTATGCCGTATTTCTGGGTGAGTGGTGGTAATCACGCGAAGTTTGAAGAGGCGTTTCAGGACGATGAATCCGTGAAAAACATTGTTCGGATTGATGAAATAGAAAAGGCGAAATTGTACCGTGGCGAGTGGACTGAAAACGTCGAGACCATCATCTATGCATACGTCGAACTCGGGGCAACGATCCTACAAGCGATCGGGAAAGCGGAAGAGTGGGAACTACGGATGCGATTCGACAGTCAGGACGCCCTCTCGGAGTTTCAAGAGTACTGTAGTGAAAATGGTATTTCTTACGAACTCAATTCGATCCAAGAACAGGAACAGCCGATGGCGAGCGCCCAGTACGATCTCACACCGAAGCAACGCGAGACGCTGGTCACTGCGCTCGAAGCAGGCTACTATGAGGTCCCACGAGCGGTGACAATGCGTGAACTGGCGGATCAAATGGGGGTGGCCCAGCAGACACTCTCGAATCGATTTCGCGCTGCACACAACAATCTCATTACGAGTACGTTGACGATCAGCCATCCAAATGAAGACGAGGATGAGGAATGA
- a CDS encoding DUF7344 domain-containing protein, which yields MVGHTTEFDTVLELCKEQHRRIILATLAHEKRSLTVSDLTETILKHNHHAPLAEVSEEESKQIRLALHHLHLPKLADQSLVSYEQEPQLVELTPQFDQLQPQLSAIIKADPDLDAPISL from the coding sequence GTGGTTGGGCATACTACTGAGTTCGACACGGTTCTCGAACTGTGTAAGGAGCAACACCGTCGCATCATCCTCGCAACGCTCGCGCACGAGAAGCGGTCGTTAACGGTAAGCGATCTCACGGAGACGATCCTCAAACACAATCATCACGCGCCTCTTGCAGAGGTTTCCGAAGAAGAATCAAAGCAGATTCGGCTGGCGCTGCACCACTTGCATCTCCCGAAGTTAGCGGACCAATCGCTCGTCAGCTACGAACAGGAACCGCAACTGGTGGAACTAACTCCCCAGTTCGATCAGTTACAGCCTCAGCTTTCGGCCATCATCAAAGCTGATCCCGATCTTGATGCACCAATTTCACTGTGA
- a CDS encoding cation:proton antiporter subunit C yields the protein MIELLANRYAYLLLFVLLGIGMYMMIANENLVKKLIGVSLFQTAIFLFFIAMAYVEGGAAPIVPNEGSEVASPLPQVIVLTAIVVGIALTAVGLALIIRIYSEYGTLREDTLREVRADE from the coding sequence ATGATTGAACTGCTCGCGAACCGCTACGCCTACCTCCTGCTGTTCGTCCTGCTGGGGATCGGGATGTACATGATGATCGCCAACGAGAACCTCGTGAAGAAGCTGATCGGCGTCAGCCTCTTCCAGACGGCGATTTTCCTGTTCTTCATCGCCATGGCCTACGTCGAGGGCGGTGCCGCACCGATCGTCCCGAACGAGGGGAGCGAAGTCGCCAGCCCGCTCCCGCAGGTCATCGTGCTGACCGCCATCGTCGTCGGCATCGCGCTGACCGCGGTCGGACTGGCGCTGATCATCCGCATCTACTCGGAGTACGGGACGCTCCGCGAGGATACTCTCAGGGAGGTGCGTGCCGATGAGTAG